A stretch of the Phycodurus eques isolate BA_2022a chromosome 15, UOR_Pequ_1.1, whole genome shotgun sequence genome encodes the following:
- the hspa5 gene encoding LOW QUALITY PROTEIN: endoplasmic reticulum chaperone BiP (The sequence of the model RefSeq protein was modified relative to this genomic sequence to represent the inferred CDS: deleted 1 base in 1 codon), with translation MMKFLWLFVLVASTVYADDDDKRELVGTVIGIDLGTTYSCVGVFKNGRVEIIANDQGNRITPSYVAFTSEGERLIGDAAKNQLTSNPENTVFDAKRLMGRAWADSSVQQDIKYLPFKVNDKKSKPHIQVDIGNGQMKTFAPEEISAMVLTKMKDTAEAYLGKKVTHAVVTVPAYFNDAQRQATKDAGTIAGLNVMRIINEPTAAAIAYGLDKKDGEKNILVFDLGGGTFDVSLLTIDNGVFEVVATNGDTHLGGEDFDQRVMEHFIKLYKKKTGKDVRKDNRAVQKLRREVEKAKRALSAQHQARIEIESFFEGEDFSETLTRAKFEELNMDLFRSTMKPVQKVLEDSDLKKSDIDEIVLVGGSTRIPKIQQLVKEFFNGKEPSRGINPDEAVAYGAAVQAGVLSGEEDTGDVVLLDVCPLTLGIETVGGVMTKLIPRNTVVPTKKSQIFSTASDNQPTVTIKVYEGERPLTKDNHLLGTFDLTGIPPAPRGVPQIEVTFEIDVNGILRVTAEDKGTGNKNKITITNDQNRLTPEDIERMVNDAERFADEDKKLKERIDARNELESYAYSLKNQIGDKEKLGGKLSDEDKETIEKAVEEKIEWMESHQEGDLEDFQAKKKELEEVVQPIISKLYGSAGSPPPEGEGEGEGAEGRDEL, from the exons ATGATGAAGTTTCTATGGCTGTTCGTGTTGGTGGCCAGCACAGTGTATGCTGACGATGACGACAAGAGGGAGCTTGTGGGCACTGTCATTGGTATTGACCTGGGGACCACCTACTCATG TGTCGGTGTCTTCAAGAATGGCCGTGTGGAGATCATCGCCAACGACCAGGGCAACCGCATCACTCCGTCCTACGTGGCGTTCACCAGTGAGGGTGAGCGTCTGATTGGTGATGCCGCCAAGAACCAACTGACCTCCAACCCAGAGAACACGGTGTTTGACGCCAAGAGGTTGATGGGTCGTGCCTGGGCTGACTCCTCTGTCCAGCAAGACATCAAGTACCTGCCCTTCAAG GTGAACGACAAGAAGAGCAAGCCTCACATCCAGGTCGACATTGGCAATGGTCAGATGAAGACGTTTGCCCCTGAGGAGATCTCTGCTATGGTTCTGACCAAGATGAAGGATACCGCCGAGGCTTATCTTGGCAAGAAG GTCACTCACGCCGTGGTCACTGTTCCTGCTTACTTCAACGACGCCCAGCGCCAAGCCACTAAAGATGCTGGCACCATTGCTGGGCTTAATGTGATGAGAATCATCAATGAGCC AACTGCTGCTGCCATTGCCTATGGCCTGGACAAGAAGGATGGTGAGAAGAACATCTTGGTGTTCGACCTGGGTGGTGGCACCTTCGACGTCTCGCTGCTGACCATCGACAACGGTGTGTTCGAGGTGGTGGCCACCAATGGCGACACCCACTTAGGAGGCGAGGACTTCGACCAGCGCGTTATGGAGCACTTCATCAAGCTGTACAAGAAGAAGACTGGCAAGGATGTGCGCAAGGACAACCGCGCTGTGCAGAAACTGCGTCGTGAAGTCGAGAAGGCCAAGCGTGCCCTGTCTGCCCAGCACCAAGCCCGCATCGAGATTGAGTCCTTCTTTGAGGGCGAGGACTTCTCTGAGACCTTGACCCGTGCCAAGTTTGAGGAGCTCAACATG GATTTGTTCCGGTCCACCATGAAGCCCGTGCAGAAGGTGCTGGAAGACTCTGACCTGAAGAAGTCAGACATTGATGAGATCGTCCTGGTCGGCGGCTCAACGCGTATTCCCAAAATCCAACAGCTGGTCAAGGAGTTCTTCAACGGCAAAGAGCCATCCAGAGGCATCAACCCTGACGAGGCCGTTGCTTACGGTGCCGCCGTACAGGCTGGCGTGCTCTCAGGAGAGGAGGACACTG GTGATGTTGTTCTGCTGGACGTGTGCCCTCTTACTCTTGGCATTGAGACTGTGGGGGGAGTCATGACCAAGCTGATCCCCAGGAACACTGTTGTGCCCACCAAGAAGTCTCAGATCTTCTCCACGGCTTCTGACAACCAGCCTACCGTCACCATCAAGGTCTATGAAG GTGAGCGTCCCCTGACTAAGGACAACCACCTGCTGGGCACCTTTGACCTGACGGGCATCCCCCCTGCCCCACGCGGCGTGCCGCAGATCGAA GTCACCTTTGAGATCGATGTCAACGGCATCCTTCGCGTCACGGCCGAGGACAAGGGCACAGGCAACAAGAACAAGATCACCATCACCAACGACCAAAACCGTCTGACGCCCGAGGACATCGAGCGGATGGTGAACGACGCCGAGCGCTTCGCTGATGAGGACAAGAAGCTGAAGGAGCGTATCGATGCCCGCAACGAACTGGAGAGCTATGCCTATTCGCTGAAGAACCAAATTGGCGACAAGGAGAAGCTTGGTGGCAAGTTGTCTGATGAAGACAAGGAGACCATCGAGAAGGCTGTGGAGGAGAAGATTGAGTGGATGGAGTCGCACCAAGAGGGTGATCTGGAGGACTTCCAGGCCAAGAAGAAGGAGCTAGAGGAGGTGGTGCAGCCCATCATCAGCAAGCTCTATGGCAGCGCAGGCAGCCCGCCACCAGAGGGCGAGGGTGAGGGCGAGGGCGCTGAAGGGAGGGATGAGTTGTAA
- the rabepk gene encoding rab9 effector protein with kelch motifs isoform X3, whose protein sequence is MQLLPVFEAQEKPKQGIWYSLVPSGRSPSVSVGHTCTYWPGDGGKGRILIVGGANPGGSFSHTHAINMEYLEWDVLPWEGLKARYEHCTFVPGSPPQSLWVFGGAEQSGNHNCIQKINVAESKAHWEDVTVTVGASPVSDQILHVFDTVSSTWTQPETQGAQPPVRHGHVIVTAGLKIYIHGGMANDDFLDDMYSLDLNNMTWELVQPEGDVPPGVAAHSVMALGNNIYILGGLTANGASNAMYTFNIEKKSWTLMKFEGDSPPNRLDHCMCLVPWKVEAVGDDDGVQTAAPAPAPAPAPAPAPAPAPAPAPAPAPAPAPAPAPAPAPAPALAPAPAPAPAPAPAPAPAPAPAPAPAPAPATGPTTAPAPAPAPAPAPAPAPAPAPATAPATAPAPATAPAPATATAPAPATAPAPATAPAPAPAPAPAETIHLAFVFGGMDAQGVIHNDCIVTVVT, encoded by the exons ATGCAACTTCTCCCGGTGTTTGAAGCTCAAGAGAAGCCCAAACAAGGAATATG GTATTCCTTGGTACCCAGCGGGAGGTCCCCGAGTGTGAGCGTGGGACACACCTGCACCTACTGGCCTGGGGATGGAGGGAAGGGAAGGATCCTTATAGTTGGGGGAGCAAATCCTGGAGGCAGCTTCTCGCATACACACGCCATAAATATGG AGTATCTCGAATGGGACGTGTTGCCTTGGGAGGGTCTGAAGGCTCGATATGAGCACTGCACATTTGTCCCTGGGAGCCCACCACAGAGCTTATGGGTATTTGGGGGCGCAGAGCAGAGCGGCAACCACAACTGCATCCAGAAAATAAATGTAGCAG AAAGCAAGGCCCACTGGGAGGACGTCACAGTAACGG TTGGAGCATCACCTGTCTCTGACCAAATACTACATGTCTTCGATACCG TGTCTTCCACATGGACGCAGCCAGAAACACAAGGCGCGCAGCCGCCAGTCCGACACGGACACGTTATAGTAACTGCAGGCTTAAAGATCTACATTCATGGCGGCATGGCGAACGACGATTTCTTGGATGATATGTACTCTCTTGATTTAA ATAATATGACATGGGAGTTGGTGCAGCCCGAAGGAGACGTTCCACCTGGCGTGGCAGCCCACTCGGTCATGGCGCTGGGCAACAACATCTACATCCTCGGTGGGTTGACTGCTAACGGAGCCAGCAATGCCATGTACACATTCAACATAG aaaaaaagtcatggaCCCTAATGAAATTTGAGGGGGATTCGCCCCCGAACCGTCTGGATCACTGCATGTGCTTGGTACCGTGGAAGGTGGAGGCTGTGGGAGATGACGATGGGGTGCAAACAGCCGCTCCAGCTCCCGCTCCAGCTCCCGCTCCAGCTCCCGCTCCAGCTCCCGCTCCAGCTCCCGCTCCAGCTCCCGCTCCAGCTCCCGCTCCAGCTCCAGCTCCAGCTCCCGCTCCAGCTCCCGCTCTAGCTCCCGCTCCAGCTCCAGCTCCAGCTCCCGCTCCAGCTCCAGCTCCAGCTCCAGCTCCCGCTCCAGCTCCAGCTCCCGCTCCAGCGACAGGTCCCACGACAGCTCCAGCTCCAGCTCCCGCTCCCGCTCCCGCTCCAGCTCCAGCTCCAGCTCCCGCTCCAGCGACAGCTCCAGCGACAGCTCCCGCTCCAGCGACAGCTCCCGCTCCAGCGACAGCGACAGCTCCCGCTCCAGCGACAGCTCCCGCTCCAGCGACAGCTCCCGCCCCCGCTCCAGCTCCCGCTCCAGCAGAGACAATACACTTGGCTTTTGTATTCGGTGGGATGGACGCACAGGGCGTCATACACAACGACTGCATCGTAACCGTGGTGACATGA
- the rabepk gene encoding rab9 effector protein with kelch motifs isoform X1, which yields MQLLPVFEAQEKPKQGIWYSLVPSGRSPSVSVGHTCTYWPGDGGKGRILIVGGANPGGSFSHTHAINMEYLEWDVLPWEGLKARYEHCTFVPGSPPQSLWVFGGAEQSGNHNCIQKINVAESKAHWEDVTVTGEPPSPRTYHTNSACVGSSLYVFSGGEVGASPVSDQILHVFDTVSSTWTQPETQGAQPPVRHGHVIVTAGLKIYIHGGMANDDFLDDMYSLDLNNMTWELVQPEGDVPPGVAAHSVMALGNNIYILGGLTANGASNAMYTFNIEKKSWTLMKFEGDSPPNRLDHCMCLVPWKVEAVGDDDGVQTAAPAPAPAPAPAPAPAPAPAPAPAPAPAPAPAPAPAPAPAPALAPAPAPAPAPAPAPAPAPAPAPAPAPAPATGPTTAPAPAPAPAPAPAPAPAPAPATAPATAPAPATAPAPATATAPAPATAPAPATAPAPAPAPAPAETIHLAFVFGGMDAQGVIHNDCIVTVVT from the exons ATGCAACTTCTCCCGGTGTTTGAAGCTCAAGAGAAGCCCAAACAAGGAATATG GTATTCCTTGGTACCCAGCGGGAGGTCCCCGAGTGTGAGCGTGGGACACACCTGCACCTACTGGCCTGGGGATGGAGGGAAGGGAAGGATCCTTATAGTTGGGGGAGCAAATCCTGGAGGCAGCTTCTCGCATACACACGCCATAAATATGG AGTATCTCGAATGGGACGTGTTGCCTTGGGAGGGTCTGAAGGCTCGATATGAGCACTGCACATTTGTCCCTGGGAGCCCACCACAGAGCTTATGGGTATTTGGGGGCGCAGAGCAGAGCGGCAACCACAACTGCATCCAGAAAATAAATGTAGCAG AAAGCAAGGCCCACTGGGAGGACGTCACAGTAACGGGTGAGCCCCCAAGTCCGAGGACGTATCACACCAACTCGGCCTGTGTGGGTAGCTCATTATACGTGTTTTCTGGTGGGGAAGTTGGAGCATCACCTGTCTCTGACCAAATACTACATGTCTTCGATACCG TGTCTTCCACATGGACGCAGCCAGAAACACAAGGCGCGCAGCCGCCAGTCCGACACGGACACGTTATAGTAACTGCAGGCTTAAAGATCTACATTCATGGCGGCATGGCGAACGACGATTTCTTGGATGATATGTACTCTCTTGATTTAA ATAATATGACATGGGAGTTGGTGCAGCCCGAAGGAGACGTTCCACCTGGCGTGGCAGCCCACTCGGTCATGGCGCTGGGCAACAACATCTACATCCTCGGTGGGTTGACTGCTAACGGAGCCAGCAATGCCATGTACACATTCAACATAG aaaaaaagtcatggaCCCTAATGAAATTTGAGGGGGATTCGCCCCCGAACCGTCTGGATCACTGCATGTGCTTGGTACCGTGGAAGGTGGAGGCTGTGGGAGATGACGATGGGGTGCAAACAGCCGCTCCAGCTCCCGCTCCAGCTCCCGCTCCAGCTCCCGCTCCAGCTCCCGCTCCAGCTCCCGCTCCAGCTCCCGCTCCAGCTCCCGCTCCAGCTCCAGCTCCAGCTCCCGCTCCAGCTCCCGCTCTAGCTCCCGCTCCAGCTCCAGCTCCAGCTCCCGCTCCAGCTCCAGCTCCAGCTCCAGCTCCCGCTCCAGCTCCAGCTCCCGCTCCAGCGACAGGTCCCACGACAGCTCCAGCTCCAGCTCCCGCTCCCGCTCCCGCTCCAGCTCCAGCTCCAGCTCCCGCTCCAGCGACAGCTCCAGCGACAGCTCCCGCTCCAGCGACAGCTCCCGCTCCAGCGACAGCGACAGCTCCCGCTCCAGCGACAGCTCCCGCTCCAGCGACAGCTCCCGCCCCCGCTCCAGCTCCCGCTCCAGCAGAGACAATACACTTGGCTTTTGTATTCGGTGGGATGGACGCACAGGGCGTCATACACAACGACTGCATCGTAACCGTGGTGACATGA
- the rabepk gene encoding rab9 effector protein with kelch motifs isoform X2, with amino-acid sequence MQLLPVFEAQEKPKQGIWYSLVPSGRSPSVSVGHTCTYWPGDGGKGRILIVGGANPGGSFSHTHAINMEYLEWDVLPWEGLKARYEHCTFVPGSPPQSLWVFGGAEQSGNHNCIQKINVAESKAHWEDVTVTGEPPSPRTYHTNSACVGSSLYVFSGGEVGASPVSDQILHVFDTVSSTWTQPETQGAQPPVRHGHVIVTAGLKIYIHGGMANDDFLDDMYSLDLNNMTWELVQPEGDVPPGVAAHSVMALGNNIYILEKKSWTLMKFEGDSPPNRLDHCMCLVPWKVEAVGDDDGVQTAAPAPAPAPAPAPAPAPAPAPAPAPAPAPAPAPAPAPAPAPALAPAPAPAPAPAPAPAPAPAPAPAPAPAPATGPTTAPAPAPAPAPAPAPAPAPAPATAPATAPAPATAPAPATATAPAPATAPAPATAPAPAPAPAPAETIHLAFVFGGMDAQGVIHNDCIVTVVT; translated from the exons ATGCAACTTCTCCCGGTGTTTGAAGCTCAAGAGAAGCCCAAACAAGGAATATG GTATTCCTTGGTACCCAGCGGGAGGTCCCCGAGTGTGAGCGTGGGACACACCTGCACCTACTGGCCTGGGGATGGAGGGAAGGGAAGGATCCTTATAGTTGGGGGAGCAAATCCTGGAGGCAGCTTCTCGCATACACACGCCATAAATATGG AGTATCTCGAATGGGACGTGTTGCCTTGGGAGGGTCTGAAGGCTCGATATGAGCACTGCACATTTGTCCCTGGGAGCCCACCACAGAGCTTATGGGTATTTGGGGGCGCAGAGCAGAGCGGCAACCACAACTGCATCCAGAAAATAAATGTAGCAG AAAGCAAGGCCCACTGGGAGGACGTCACAGTAACGGGTGAGCCCCCAAGTCCGAGGACGTATCACACCAACTCGGCCTGTGTGGGTAGCTCATTATACGTGTTTTCTGGTGGGGAAGTTGGAGCATCACCTGTCTCTGACCAAATACTACATGTCTTCGATACCG TGTCTTCCACATGGACGCAGCCAGAAACACAAGGCGCGCAGCCGCCAGTCCGACACGGACACGTTATAGTAACTGCAGGCTTAAAGATCTACATTCATGGCGGCATGGCGAACGACGATTTCTTGGATGATATGTACTCTCTTGATTTAA ATAATATGACATGGGAGTTGGTGCAGCCCGAAGGAGACGTTCCACCTGGCGTGGCAGCCCACTCGGTCATGGCGCTGGGCAACAACATCTACATCCTCG aaaaaaagtcatggaCCCTAATGAAATTTGAGGGGGATTCGCCCCCGAACCGTCTGGATCACTGCATGTGCTTGGTACCGTGGAAGGTGGAGGCTGTGGGAGATGACGATGGGGTGCAAACAGCCGCTCCAGCTCCCGCTCCAGCTCCCGCTCCAGCTCCCGCTCCAGCTCCCGCTCCAGCTCCCGCTCCAGCTCCCGCTCCAGCTCCCGCTCCAGCTCCAGCTCCAGCTCCCGCTCCAGCTCCCGCTCTAGCTCCCGCTCCAGCTCCAGCTCCAGCTCCCGCTCCAGCTCCAGCTCCAGCTCCAGCTCCCGCTCCAGCTCCAGCTCCCGCTCCAGCGACAGGTCCCACGACAGCTCCAGCTCCAGCTCCCGCTCCCGCTCCCGCTCCAGCTCCAGCTCCAGCTCCCGCTCCAGCGACAGCTCCAGCGACAGCTCCCGCTCCAGCGACAGCTCCCGCTCCAGCGACAGCGACAGCTCCCGCTCCAGCGACAGCTCCCGCTCCAGCGACAGCTCCCGCCCCCGCTCCAGCTCCCGCTCCAGCAGAGACAATACACTTGGCTTTTGTATTCGGTGGGATGGACGCACAGGGCGTCATACACAACGACTGCATCGTAACCGTGGTGACATGA